The genomic DNA ctgaacttgTTCATGTGATCGTGTCCAAATGAGCCTAAAATATCACCGGTGTTTAAAAACTACACGGACAACAAAATAGATGTAAATGTTGACCAAAATGCTCGTAGTAAAACAAGTAAACAACTCAAACGTTGACCCCCGTCAGGTCCATTCTCCATCCATTGTGTGCGGTCCGGTCCCTTTTAAGAATTCGGATTTGGGAGTGACGGGAATATGAAGGCTGGTTTATCCgtctttccttttattatttctctctctttttatttgagAAAAGTTTATATTTGCGTTGTCAAATAAGggccccaccaaaaaaaaaaagatattttcttTGACTCCTAGAAACGCCCCCTGCCCCCACCCGACTCCTCGGCATCACCTTTCAAACGCTCCAGCTGCACCAACGCACTTTGTCCACACGGAGGCGGTGTTGCGTTTGTGTTGCGTTCAAGTCACGCTCAGCGAGAACACGGCGGGCAAGCAGCAGTTTATTGtttgatacaaaacaaaatgttctcaTTTAATCAGATATGAAGATGCACACAGCAGTAATGTATCTGATGCACGTGATGCTGTATTTCAGAGCAGGGTACAGTCACATCTATAGATATGGCATCTATTAAAACAACTCATATTTGGACCACAAAAAAAGCGAAACCATCTTACATAAATGAACcatttcacatttatttgaagTTCTCTTCCCtcaagtaaacaaataaaaaacttgGAAATTGTCTCAAACATCAAAGCGAAGCACATTATTTTATAAATCGGTGTAAAGCGACTCATTGGCACAGCGGACGTTGTCGGCGGTTGAATTCAAGATGGCGGTAATTGATCAATCAATCGTGGAGCGTATCGGGGGCGTTTCAACGCGTCGGCCATGGTCGAACGGATCCATCTTCCGACGTCAGGGATCTTGGCGAAACAATTGATTTTCGGGGCACCTGATTTTGGTGTGAAGGTGGAGGACACCACGCCGTACGCCTTCCCATCGCAGACCAGAGGGCCACCGGAGTCtccctggaaacacacacacacacacacacataattgatTATCAACGTTGACCAGCGTCCGTTTGTCCACGTTACGTCACGCAACCAGTAAACACGTACTTTACTCAGCCCCGTCTTCTCCTCGGAGCAGTACAGGTGTTTTTCAGCACACTGCTTGCGGTCGACGAGCGTGACGTCGACCTCCATGAGGACTTCAGACAAATACTGGTTTCGCTCGGTTCCTGCTCCCCAGCCGGAGACCAGGCAGGATCTGGGCAGAGAGACGTCGCTATGGTCTGCGAGAGCAATGGGTCTCACATTTTGGGTGAAATTAGCCTTGGAGCTCAACTTGAGAaacagggagggaaagaaaaatatatatagatatataaatacacatataaattCACATTTACCTGCTCTCTAATACATTCCCTGATTTTTTTCCAGTGACAAATAGCATAATATGTTATATGTAATGTCTTGAATAGAGGACATGTTTTCTTACCTTGAGAAGCATGATGTCATTTATGTAATTAGATGCATTGTAGCCTTTGTGTGGGAATGCTTGCTCCACAGTTATACGCGGCTGTCCATAACTCTCTTTGATATTGTGAAGTCCTAGAAAGACTGTGAAGGACCTGAAATGGCAAAGTTAATTATTTAAGAACACATTTCTTTATGTgacattctttttttccacaattACTCAagccattatttaaaaaaacaaacatgttttgccaaataatataatgtattgttGTATATGAAtggggggtgaggggaggcAGGTAAAAGATGGCGGGTGTGGGACTGACCGGGCCTGGCAGTGCGCCGCCGTCATCACAAAGTCGGCGTTCAGAAGGAAGCCGCCGCAGTATTGAGTGGGACCGTCCTTCTTGTGCAGGTTCAGAAGAGCCATGTACGGCCGGCTGTGCGGCACGGCCTCGCGGCCGCCGATGATCTCGGCTGCGTGGACTGGGGAATTGTTTACTTGTTGACATGTTTGTATGACACTCGGGGGTACACTGTGTGTGCACTTCAATACAACTGTTCTGCCGTAAAGTCTGCTCTACTGCTTTATCGTTTCATTTAAGTTCTTAGTTTGTTCTCAACGTATCGATTGATTTGATGTTTTCATCTATTGCGATGTTTTATCATTGTTTAAATTTAAACCTTAGTTTGTCGTGCTTTAGGCCTAAACTCGTttttaagttattattattattataaccagGTATTTTGGACACTGGCACGCAGGTGttaattaaattacatgttTTAGCATTGGGGTGATTTTAATTAGTTGTGTTGCGCTGGACTGCAATATATTGAGAGAAAGAATATTAGAAAACACATGTCTTTATACATTTGCCATCAGTAATACAGACATATATTTGGATTTAAACATTTCTAAGATTGAACATTACAATTTCACGACAGAGCGTTTGCATTGCAATACATTGTAAAAAGGTGAACTTTAATAAAGTGTTCATCACAAAACCTCGTGCTGTGAAACCACGACGAGACTCACCTCGGCCTTCGAGAgccagcaccagtagcaccagtagcaccagtagcatcGCCAGCAGCTCCCGGTGGATCAGCATGGTGAGAGTCCAGCTGAGCGGCCGAGAAGCTTCACTCCACTGACGACTTCGGTCTTTAAGTACTTCCCTGAATGAGGAAGAGAGACACGCGTGTGTCTGCTTTGCATATGCAAATCATGTGGTTATGAAGCACATTCATGAGGAAGGCGTCTCCGTCACCTCCAGAACAGCAGTTAGACGTTGTTTATGGGCCACATGCAGCCCACTTTGATGGGCCGGACCAGTAcaactttatatttatttatatttatatatatatttataaatatacacaaaaaaagacaaatatatataaaaaagaaaatatatatattaaaaaaatatattttaatatatatatatatataattttaaaaattatatatatgaataatatatattaaaaaataaataaaataattatatttatttatatatatatatgcacccTTTCTTTTAATGTTAATGAGTACATTACAAGAAATGAACAACCCATTGACATCCTGAGGTATCTTCTCTTTATCCTGGCAAGAGCACACTGGCTTCCCATCTACCTCTGTG from Cyclopterus lumpus isolate fCycLum1 chromosome 4, fCycLum1.pri, whole genome shotgun sequence includes the following:
- the LOC117729490 gene encoding granzyme B(G,H)-like, whose amino-acid sequence is MLIHRELLAMLLVLLVLLVLALEGRVHAAEIIGGREAVPHSRPYMALLNLHKKDGPTQYCGGFLLNADFVMTAAHCQARSFTVFLGLHNIKESYGQPRITVEQAFPHKGYNASNYINDIMLLKLSSKANFTQNVRPIALADHSDVSLPRSCLVSGWGAGTERNQYLSEVLMEVDVTLVDRKQCAEKHLYCSEEKTGLSKGDSGGPLVCDGKAYGVVSSTFTPKSGAPKINCFAKIPDVGRWIRSTMADALKRPRYAPRLIDQLPPS